GCAATCTTCCAAAACAGTGTTATCCGGTATTCCGTGGCAAATCACTTCGTTTATTGAAGTGCAGATAGACTTTGGAAAGCCTTGATAGCCCAATGGTGATGGGTATGCGCCTTTTGAGGTTATAAACTCATGCGCAAGTCTATCGAGTTCGTCTGTTGTAATTCCTGCCCGTATATGCTCTGCGAGATAATCCAATGTTTGGCTTGCTATTGACCCGGCAGCCCTCACTCGTTCAATTTCATCTTTGTTATAAATATCCGAACCTGTATACCTTGGGACTCTTTTTTTTCCAACATAATTGGGCCGCGCAATTTTGGGATCAACCCATCTTGCGGCGGAAATATCTCCCGGCACAAGATGGCCATATGCATTCTTTGGGGTCATTATGCTGGAATATGGTCTTTCTGAGGGAAATTGCCCTCTAGAACATCTTTTCGCCATAGTTTTACGCAGGATGCCACAGTATTATCAATACTTGCGTATCGTGGCGCGAATGTTATTTTCTTTTCACTCAGGCCAATTAAATCATTTATGACTAATAACTGTCCATCTGTGTATCTCCCCGCGCCGACGCCAATTGTTGTTATCTTGATTTCTGAGGTTATGGTTTTCGCAAGATCTTCAGTTACCATTTCCATAACAACCGCAAAAGCCCCTGCCTGCTCAACAGCCTGTGCATCCAGGTAAATCAAATCGGCGTTATCACGTCCCTGTATTTTGTACCCCCCAAGAGCGTTAATGGTCTGCGGGGTAAACCCAATATGTCCCATAACCGGCACACCAGCTCTTACAATCGCGCTTATCCTACATGCCATTCGAGCACCACCTTCAAGCTTTACAGCCGAGGCCCCAGTTCTTTTTATAACCTCTATTGCTGTTTCGACAGCTAATTCAT
The sequence above is a segment of the Tropheryma whipplei str. Twist genome. Coding sequences within it:
- the panB gene encoding 3-methyl-2-oxobutanoate hydroxymethyltransferase, with protein sequence MSRKPSPTRRTRIHRFHKGSCGRKLVGLTCYDFSTARVLSDCELDFLLVGDSASGVIYGYENTGSVCLDEIIYLAAGVVRGAPNSFIIVDLPFGTYEKSDELAVETAIEVIKRTGASAVKLEGGARMACRISAIVRAGVPVMGHIGFTPQTINALGGYKIQGRDNADLIYLDAQAVEQAGAFAVVMEMVTEDLAKTITSEIKITTIGVGAGRYTDGQLLVINDLIGLSEKKITFAPRYASIDNTVASCVKLWRKDVLEGNFPQKDHIPA